The following are encoded in a window of Candidatus Thermoplasmatota archaeon genomic DNA:
- a CDS encoding winged helix-turn-helix domain-containing protein gives MTNVYEEFGKHAGEIWRTLDKYGPLTELKLKETTKLKDDEFYVAIGWLARENKIWKDGPFYKLGSTNLTYKIGNDAGNVWKLLETKGTIDIYDVSTTLKLDERDIYAALGWLARENKIEAKTPTVPREYRPRFQ, from the coding sequence ATGACAAATGTATATGAGGAATTTGGAAAACATGCTGGTGAAATTTGGAGAACACTTGATAAATATGGTCCACTAACTGAACTTAAACTCAAGGAAACAACGAAACTTAAAGATGATGAGTTTTATGTTGCAATTGGATGGCTTGCACGAGAAAACAAGATTTGGAAAGATGGCCCGTTTTACAAACTTGGTTCGACGAACTTAACCTATAAAATTGGCAATGATGCGGGAAATGTTTGGAAACTGCTTGAAACCAAGGGAACTATTGATATTTATGATGTTTCAACAACGTTGAAATTAGATGAACGTGACATCTACGCAGCATTAGGATGGCTTGCACGAGAAAACAAAATCGAAGCAAAAACACCAACAGTACCTCGAGAATATCGACCACGATTTCAATAA
- a CDS encoding transposase, protein MKRAPCYKTIQSTMERLDIWFLSQINRLYLPKHILLGGIDSSGMKTNRKGAWVQIRFQRFQKRQDFKKIHIFVDLDSKKIIYYLVTKGTASDHKQLKKILKKCDWIRVDIILGDKRYDTRESFNEITKNGSIPGIKVRKNAVRKARSCPSRRKAVLTQQKDFDG, encoded by the coding sequence ATGAAACGAGCACCATGTTACAAAACTATTCAGAGCACCATGGAACGTCTTGATATATGGTTTCTTTCTCAAATTAATCGTCTATACCTCCCGAAACATATCCTGTTAGGAGGTATTGATTCAAGTGGCATGAAAACCAATCGGAAAGGAGCTTGGGTCCAAATCCGTTTCCAAAGATTTCAGAAAAGACAGGATTTTAAGAAAATCCATATCTTCGTTGATCTTGATTCCAAGAAAATAATCTATTACCTTGTCACCAAAGGAACGGCATCTGACCATAAACAGCTGAAAAAGATACTCAAGAAATGTGATTGGATACGAGTCGACATTATCCTCGGTGATAAAAGATACGATACCAGAGAATCCTTCAACGAGATCACCAAAAATGGTTCCATACCTGGAATCAAGGTACGAAAAAATGCAGTCAGAAAAGCTAGAAGTTGTCCCAGTAGACGAAAAGCGGTTCTCACTCAACAGAAGGATTTTGATGGTTGA